The following are from one region of the Neurospora crassa OR74A linkage group III, whole genome shotgun sequence genome:
- a CDS encoding DUF185 domain-containing protein, translated as MTRSAVTRALRSIPRATILSRPPQLPRTPSFRNRAPPSLANYNTRNLSVTARRLSDDDDERKWSTPLAKQLAEAITATGPVPLASFMRMCLTGDIGGYYTGAIEKSEQNRDQFGAKGDFVTSPEISQVFGELCGLWYVTEWLAQGRPSKGVELIEVGPGRGTLMDDMLRTIQNFPEMAKSIDAVYMVEASPQLRMAQKNLLCGKDAAMSESKVGYHSHCKYGDIPIVWTETIKSIPYDPEKTPFIMAHEFFDALPIHAFQLVQVPPTEPASPSSIATITTSGPKQSKQSRPSGSTGPILEWRELLVSPTPPFSTHTTLRTPASHNPHLTPPPDFQLTVSPSPTRHSLHLPDLSPRYRAIKSSSSPSSSSSSYPSQKPLAVLPDGTTQAGALIEICPDAFLFASDFATRIGGSPAHPKPSPRGAALILDYGPGDGSVPVNSLRGIRKHHLVSPFAEPGLTDLSADVDFTAIAEAATNASEGVEVHGPVEQAWWLEGMGGRERVEQLAKRSKRGNEEEEKDKFVKDLRRSWDRLVDRGPNGMGRIYKALAIVPENDGRRRPVGFGGDVVM; from the exons ATGACCCGGTCGGCCGTGACTCGTGCGCTGCGGAGCATTCCGCGGGCCACCATCTTATCGAGACCACCACAGCTCCCCAGAACCCCATCTTTCAGGAACAGGGCTCCCCCCTCTTTGGCCAACTACAACACTCGCAACCTATCAGTAACCGCTCGCCGTTtgagcgacgacgacgatgagagAAAATGGTCAACTCCTCTCGCAAAGCAGTTGGCTGAGGCCATCACA GCGACCGGCCCAGTGCCATTGGCCAGTTTCATGCGCATGTGCCTGACTGGCGACATTGGCGGTTACTACACCGGCGCCATTGAGAAATCCGAGCAAAACCGTGACCAGTTTGGCGCCAAAGGCGACTTCGTCACCTCGCCCGAGATCTCCCAAGTCTTCGGTGAACTTTGTGGGCTTTGGTATGTCACCGAATGGCTGGCCCAAGGTCGTCCGAGCAAAGGAGTCGAGCTGATCGAGGTCGGCCCGGGTCGTGGTACCTTGATGGATGACATGCTTCGG ACAATACAAAACTTTCCAGAGATGGCTAAGAGCATCGATGCTGTTTACATGGTCGAAGCCAGTCCTCAGCTTAGAATGGCCCAGAAAAACCTGTTATGCGGCAAGGACGCCGCCATGAGCGAGTCGAAGGTTGGCTATCATAGTCATTGCAAGTACGGCGACATTCCCATTGTCTGGACAGAGACCATCAAGTCCATCCCCTACG ACCCCGAGAAAACCCCCTTCATAATGGCCCACGAATTCTTCGACGCCCTCCCCATCCACGCCTTCCAACTAGTCCAGGTCCCGCCCACAGAACCAGCCTCCCCGTCCTCCATagcaaccatcaccacttcCGGCCCCAAACAATCCAAACAGTCCAGGCCAAGCGGCTCCACAGGTCCAATCCTCGAATGGCGAGAACTCCTCGTCTCTCCCACTCCCCCCTTTTCAACACACACCACCCTCCGCACCCCGGCCTCTCATAACCCGCACCTCACCCCTCCCCCCGACTTCCAACTAACTGTATCCCCTTCTCCCACGCGTCACTCCCTACACCTCCCCGACCTCTCCCCCCGCTACCGCGCCATcaaatcttcttcttctccttcttcttcttcttcttcctacccCTCTCAAAAACCCCTCGCCGTCCTCCCCGACGGCACCACCCAAGCCGGCGCCCTCATCGAAATCTGTCCCGACGCCTTCCTGTTTGCCTCCGACTTCGCCACTCGCATCGGCGGATCTCCTGCCCACCCCAAACCCTCGCCCCGCGGCGCGGCGCTGATACTCGACTACGGTCCCGGCGACGGCAGCGTCCCCGTCAACTCGCTGCGCGGGATCAGAAAACATCACCTCGTCAGCCCCTTTGCCGAACCGGGATTGACGGATTTGAGTGCCGATGTGGATTTCACGGCGATTGCGGAGGCGGCGACGAATGCGAGCGAAGGGGTGGAGGTGCATGGACCTGTTGAGCAGGCCTGGTGGTTGGAGGGgatgggagggagggagagggttgAGCAGTTGGCGAAGCGGTCGAAAAGGggaaatgaagaagaagaaaaggacaaGTTTGTCAAGGAtttgaggaggagctgggaTCGGTTGGTGGATCGGGGACCGAATGGAATGGGGAGGATATACAAGGCTTTGGCCATTGTGCCCGAGAAtgatgggaggaggaggccggtTGGTTTTGGAGGGGATGTCGTCATGTAA